A DNA window from Fodinibius sp. Rm-B-1B1-1 contains the following coding sequences:
- a CDS encoding DUF805 domain-containing protein, whose protein sequence is MEWYVKVLKQYAEFEGRARRKEFWMFSLVHFLIIMALQTVMIMFGGMNPESSIGLVIMSILGLYSLAVFIPSLAVSVRRLHDTGRSGWWLLIGFIPVIGTIALIVFYVQDSQPGANQYGENPKEVGSTAVA, encoded by the coding sequence ATGGAATGGTATGTTAAAGTATTAAAGCAGTATGCTGAATTTGAAGGCCGTGCTCGTCGTAAAGAGTTCTGGATGTTTTCACTGGTTCATTTCTTAATAATTATGGCGCTACAAACGGTTATGATAATGTTTGGAGGAATGAACCCCGAATCAAGTATTGGCTTAGTTATTATGAGTATTCTGGGCTTGTATTCGTTGGCCGTTTTCATTCCCAGCTTAGCGGTAAGTGTTCGCCGGTTGCACGATACGGGACGCAGCGGATGGTGGCTCCTTATCGGCTTTATCCCCGTAATCGGGACGATTGCCTTAATTGTGTTTTATGTTCAAGACAGTCAGCCGGGCGCTAACCAGTACGGCGAAAATCCCAAAGAAGTGGGATCTACGGCCGTGGCGTAA
- a CDS encoding DUF3127 domain-containing protein encodes MDELKVKGKVAQILEEQSGTGKNGEWRKQDFILETPGKYPKKICITQWGDKIDQFNVQEGEEVTVYVDLQSREYKGNWYTDVKAWKVERGDGDSDDPEENVIDMSDMDHDVPF; translated from the coding sequence ATGGATGAGTTGAAAGTAAAAGGAAAAGTCGCACAAATCCTCGAAGAACAGTCCGGAACAGGTAAAAACGGGGAATGGCGTAAGCAGGATTTTATCTTGGAAACGCCGGGCAAGTATCCCAAGAAAATTTGTATTACCCAGTGGGGCGATAAAATTGACCAGTTTAATGTTCAGGAGGGCGAAGAAGTAACAGTGTATGTAGATCTACAGAGCCGAGAGTACAAGGGCAATTGGTATACCGATGTCAAAGCCTGGAAGGTGGAACGTGGGGACGGAGACTCAGACGATCCCGAGGAAAATGTCATTGATATGTCGGATATGGACCACGACGTACCCTTTTAA
- a CDS encoding DUF4412 domain-containing protein, with translation MRFLIGLITTILLTSLSVDAEAQLLNRLKKKAQQAAEQKAEEKLAEQVQRAAEQAVERSWNSIFGEWEADSSNGMRVPFAMSSNIKMEDQYAFQTVTTMEVQSRDKNGKEEEPLIMDMHFSDDGTYTGTKFRSEEMEKQEGDLFIIYDFTNEAMLMLMENEGNKFSFGYAWDQHVTANDSLLQDDTNWDELEEWRGYEKIGSKNILGYACDGYRSQTDEETVEVWVTRDEDFGMTQLFKAHANAKQMRGKIPDEYPHGMVMEMKSDNHNTGEQVTMTVTDIKKNENISYLMADYPPMSLGKTSSDK, from the coding sequence ATGAGATTTCTAATTGGCCTTATCACGACTATTCTATTGACAAGCCTGAGCGTAGATGCAGAGGCGCAGCTATTAAATCGACTTAAAAAGAAGGCGCAACAAGCCGCAGAACAAAAAGCCGAAGAAAAACTGGCAGAGCAGGTCCAACGGGCCGCCGAGCAAGCCGTAGAACGATCTTGGAATTCGATCTTTGGGGAATGGGAGGCCGATAGTTCCAATGGAATGCGGGTCCCGTTCGCGATGAGCAGTAATATTAAAATGGAGGATCAATATGCCTTCCAAACAGTAACGACGATGGAGGTACAATCACGCGATAAAAATGGCAAGGAAGAAGAGCCACTTATCATGGATATGCACTTTAGTGATGACGGTACTTATACTGGCACCAAGTTCCGCTCCGAGGAGATGGAAAAACAGGAAGGCGACCTTTTCATTATTTACGACTTCACGAACGAAGCGATGCTCATGCTAATGGAAAATGAAGGTAACAAATTTTCTTTTGGCTATGCATGGGATCAGCATGTTACTGCAAATGACAGCCTTTTGCAGGACGATACCAATTGGGATGAGCTCGAAGAGTGGCGCGGATATGAGAAGATTGGCAGCAAAAATATTTTGGGCTATGCTTGTGATGGATATCGATCTCAAACCGATGAGGAAACCGTGGAAGTTTGGGTAACCCGCGACGAGGATTTTGGGATGACGCAGCTTTTTAAAGCGCATGCCAATGCCAAACAGATGAGAGGCAAAATTCCCGACGAGTATCCCCACGGCATGGTTATGGAAATGAAAAGTGATAATCATAACACCGGAGAACAGGTTACCATGACGGTGACAGACATCAAGAAAAATGAAAATATTTCGTATCTCATGGCCGACTATCCTCCCATGAGTTTAGGCAAAACCTCATCCGACAAATAA
- a CDS encoding AAA family ATPase, with protein MDSPLISFLQSPDAYAHSPDSVTHVQTHISHVFIASPYVYKCKKSVDFGFLDYSSLEKRRKFCDREVELNRRLSDGIYLGVAAIVKDGDSYQLTDEKAADDKVVEYAVKMKQLPEEYFLHSYLEQDTLSKKHLDRVADKLADFYLSQQPDEEILQYGEIESIKVNTDENFEQTRDFVDETIAENAYKAIQYFTNQYFEKRGGLFERRVAQKRIVDGHGDLHLEHIHITPDSVQIYDCIEFNDRFRYGDLAVDLAFLAMDLDFNDRWSDERYFIDQMAEKLDDPDLPKIIDFYKCYRAYVKGKVKSLQSGEPEVPKKDRQRARQTAQQYFDLSLRYALLGSRPSAIIFMGKVGTGKSTLARHLHKKLSIEYFSTDEIRKRLAGLPLEERTPSTKRDTLYSEKMSEQTYQQLLDKAESNIRAGKSIILDATFSSRSSREKLIKKLTSLNVQLLFVEAQAPENIIKQRLKARENQDDVISDARIEDFDKLDRRYEPPAELEGKQLVEVATDRDLTNTIEQLYRALAERNIITYS; from the coding sequence ATGGATTCACCACTCATTTCGTTCTTACAATCGCCCGACGCATATGCCCATAGCCCGGATTCAGTGACCCATGTACAGACGCATATTTCGCATGTTTTTATCGCTTCTCCATACGTGTATAAATGCAAAAAGTCGGTCGACTTTGGGTTCTTGGATTACAGTTCGCTCGAAAAGCGTAGGAAATTTTGTGACCGAGAAGTGGAACTAAATCGCCGGCTGTCAGATGGTATATATCTTGGAGTAGCTGCTATTGTAAAAGATGGGGATTCGTACCAGTTGACGGATGAGAAAGCGGCGGACGATAAAGTCGTTGAGTACGCCGTAAAAATGAAGCAGCTGCCGGAAGAGTATTTTCTGCACAGTTATCTTGAGCAGGATACCCTCAGTAAAAAACACCTCGATCGAGTGGCCGACAAGCTGGCTGATTTTTACTTGAGTCAGCAGCCTGATGAAGAGATCTTACAATACGGAGAGATCGAGAGCATTAAAGTAAATACGGATGAAAATTTTGAGCAGACCCGCGATTTTGTGGACGAAACCATAGCAGAGAATGCCTATAAGGCCATTCAATATTTTACGAATCAATATTTTGAAAAACGCGGTGGTCTTTTTGAGCGACGGGTTGCTCAAAAGCGCATTGTTGACGGCCATGGTGATCTGCACCTTGAGCACATCCACATTACGCCTGACAGCGTGCAGATCTATGATTGCATCGAATTCAATGATCGATTTCGGTATGGTGATTTGGCCGTGGACTTAGCTTTCTTGGCTATGGACTTGGATTTCAATGATCGCTGGAGTGACGAGCGCTATTTTATTGATCAGATGGCCGAGAAGTTGGATGACCCCGACCTGCCCAAGATTATTGATTTCTACAAGTGTTACCGCGCCTACGTAAAGGGCAAAGTAAAAAGTCTGCAAAGCGGGGAACCGGAAGTACCCAAAAAGGATCGTCAGCGAGCCCGGCAAACCGCCCAGCAATATTTCGATCTTTCACTGCGCTATGCGTTACTGGGATCGCGGCCATCGGCAATTATATTTATGGGGAAGGTGGGTACAGGCAAAAGTACGCTTGCTCGTCACCTGCACAAAAAGCTTAGCATCGAATATTTTTCTACCGATGAAATCAGAAAAAGGTTGGCTGGTTTGCCACTCGAAGAACGGACGCCTTCTACCAAACGGGATACTTTATATTCTGAAAAGATGTCAGAGCAAACGTATCAACAGCTTTTGGATAAGGCAGAGTCTAACATCAGGGCAGGGAAAAGTATTATTTTGGATGCCACATTCAGCAGCAGATCATCGAGAGAAAAGCTGATAAAGAAGTTGACGTCTCTCAATGTGCAGCTGTTATTTGTTGAGGCTCAGGCTCCTGAGAACATTATAAAACAGCGGCTTAAAGCCCGTGAAAATCAGGATGATGTTATTTCCGATGCGCGCATTGAAGATTTTGATAAATTGGATCGTCGCTATGAACCGCCCGCAGAGTTGGAGGGTAAGCAGCTTGTTGAGGTAGCTACGGACCGCGACTTGACGAATACGATTGAGCAGTTATACCGGGCGTTGGCAGAACGAAATATTATAACTTATTCGTAA
- the sigJ gene encoding RNA polymerase sigma factor SigJ, translated as MDADNKTTIFNRHRAELINIAYGMLGNLPDARDIVQDAYIKWNESDTEVHNHESYLKTIVSRLCIDRYRSAKSQREEYMGPWLPQPVVDSDSNLPDSNIELHEKLTVALLYLLENLSPDQRAIYLLHDVFGYKFSEISELVDKKPATCRKAAQRARQNIQHSTISNITPNPESQQIVDEFIEALYLRDMDKLQAILTDNAVLYSDGGGEVTAAPKPIDSMKKVSKFLISIAEKNEADIDLEMTSVNNCPGFKVYQRETLHSIWTFHIHRSRISAIFVILNPSKLEAYE; from the coding sequence ATGGATGCTGATAATAAGACTACAATCTTTAATCGACATCGGGCAGAACTCATCAATATTGCCTACGGAATGCTGGGGAACCTACCGGATGCTCGAGATATTGTACAGGATGCCTACATCAAGTGGAATGAGTCCGACACGGAGGTTCACAATCACGAAAGTTATCTAAAAACGATTGTCTCCCGACTTTGTATTGACCGATACCGGTCGGCGAAAAGTCAGCGGGAGGAATATATGGGACCATGGCTGCCCCAACCTGTTGTAGATTCGGACTCCAATCTTCCAGATTCTAATATTGAACTCCACGAAAAGCTGACTGTTGCCCTACTGTATCTTTTAGAAAATCTGTCCCCCGATCAGCGAGCCATATATCTGCTCCACGACGTTTTCGGCTACAAATTTTCTGAAATATCAGAACTGGTTGACAAAAAGCCGGCAACTTGCCGGAAGGCCGCGCAGCGGGCACGCCAAAATATCCAGCATAGCACGATATCCAATATTACCCCTAACCCAGAATCCCAACAAATCGTAGATGAATTTATCGAAGCACTCTACCTCCGCGATATGGATAAGCTTCAGGCAATATTAACGGACAATGCTGTTCTGTATTCCGATGGAGGTGGAGAAGTAACGGCAGCTCCTAAACCCATCGATAGCATGAAAAAAGTAAGCAAGTTTTTGATCAGCATTGCAGAAAAAAATGAGGCCGATATTGATCTTGAGATGACTTCCGTTAATAATTGCCCCGGCTTTAAAGTATATCAACGGGAAACACTCCACAGTATCTGGACCTTCCATATTCACAGAAGTAGAATTTCTGCAATCTTTGTGATATTAAACCCATCAAAGCTCGAAGCTTACGAATAA
- a CDS encoding Ig-like domain-containing protein, translating to MCHKQGARQAICYYSTKIAIIIVAIVLATGCKKSNQPGFNDSLGEVPSPLQVIQTTPDDDATNIDLDISIQATFNTSIDSTTINNNTFIVRQDTTPVSGSFFFRDSSVTFAPTNEFQRNMLISTIITSEVADVNGNIMEQDFKWSFTTRQATTDEIIPPAVTSTEPSPGAREISADINIYAHFNKALNPSTVNNNTFLLRTNNTSISGSVSYKDSIATFNPSKRLPDGAEFTATITENIEDPFGNALDNNHSWSFTTEEVDRTPPSVESTTPQDGQQDVPVDIQLTATFSEQLDPATVTTNTFRLQSSNGPISGSVSYSGTTATFTPDNSLADGTDFTATITNGIEDLNGNSPNNYNWSFTTKEIDRTPPHVISTKPQDGQQNVPAGIQLSATFSEQLDPSSVNNNTFRLQSSNGNISGSVNYSGTTATFIPDNPLADGTTFTATITNGIEDFNGNALDNNYSWNFTTEVIDQTPPSVESTNPQDGQQDVPVDIQLTATFSEQLDPATVTTNTFRLQSSNGPISGSVSYSGTTATYTPDNPLADGTTFTATITNGIEDLNGNALDNNYSWNFTTEVIDQTPPSVESTNPQDGQQDVPVDIQLTATFSEQLDPATVTTNTFRLQSSNGPISGAVSYSGTTATFTPDNPLADGTSFTATITNGIEDFNGNALDNNYSWSFTTEVVDQTPPSVESTNPQDGQQDVPVNIQLSATFSEQLDPSSVNNNTFRLQSSNGTISGSVSYSGTTATFTPDNPLPDGTDFTATITNGIRDLNGNALDNNYSWSFTTEVIDQTPPSVESTNPQDGQQDVPVDIQLSATFSEQLDPSSVNNNTFRLQSSNGNISGSVNYSGTTATFIPDNSLADGTDFTATITNGVTDLNGNALGNNYSWNFTTEVVDQTPPTVESTTPQDGQQDVRVDIQLTASFSEQLDPATVTTNTFRLQSSNGPISGSVNYSGTTATFIPDNPLADGTDFTATITNGIEDLNGNALDNNYSWNFTTEDEEEDD from the coding sequence ATGTGCCACAAACAGGGAGCTCGACAAGCCATCTGCTATTATTCGACGAAAATTGCAATCATTATCGTGGCAATCGTTCTTGCAACAGGCTGCAAGAAATCAAATCAACCCGGCTTTAACGACTCGCTGGGGGAAGTCCCATCTCCCTTACAAGTGATTCAAACAACCCCCGATGACGATGCCACAAATATCGATCTCGACATTTCTATACAGGCTACCTTCAACACCTCCATCGATTCTACCACCATTAACAACAATACCTTTATTGTTCGCCAAGATACTACCCCCGTCTCTGGCTCATTCTTCTTTAGAGACAGCTCTGTTACCTTTGCTCCCACAAATGAATTTCAAAGAAACATGCTCATCAGTACAATCATCACCTCAGAAGTGGCTGACGTTAATGGCAACATTATGGAGCAGGATTTCAAATGGAGTTTTACCACCCGTCAAGCTACAACGGATGAAATTATCCCACCTGCCGTTACGTCTACCGAACCATCCCCCGGAGCTAGGGAAATATCAGCCGATATTAACATCTATGCCCATTTCAATAAAGCACTCAATCCATCTACCGTAAACAACAATACGTTTTTACTGCGCACAAACAACACCAGCATTTCCGGATCGGTTAGTTACAAAGATTCAATAGCTACTTTCAACCCATCAAAAAGACTACCGGACGGGGCCGAGTTCACCGCTACCATTACCGAGAACATCGAAGATCCTTTTGGCAATGCTCTGGACAACAATCACAGCTGGAGCTTTACCACCGAAGAGGTCGACCGCACTCCACCCAGCGTAGAATCCACCACCCCGCAAGATGGCCAGCAAGACGTGCCGGTGGATATCCAACTTACCGCCACCTTTAGCGAGCAGCTTGATCCGGCGACCGTCACCACCAACACCTTCCGGCTGCAATCCAGCAACGGCCCCATTTCCGGATCCGTTAGCTACTCCGGGACCACGGCCACCTTTACGCCGGATAACTCTCTGGCAGACGGTACCGACTTCACCGCCACTATTACCAATGGCATTGAGGATCTTAATGGGAATTCTCCCAACAATTACAACTGGAGTTTTACGACCAAAGAAATAGACCGTACCCCTCCGCATGTCATATCCACTAAGCCGCAAGATGGACAACAGAACGTTCCCGCTGGTATTCAACTGTCGGCCACCTTCAGCGAGCAGCTTGATCCATCTTCGGTAAACAATAATACGTTTAGACTACAAAGCAGTAACGGTAATATTTCCGGGTCGGTCAATTATTCCGGCACAACCGCGACCTTTATACCGGATAACCCTCTGGCGGACGGTACTACATTTACCGCGACTATTACCAATGGCATCGAAGATTTTAATGGCAATGCCCTGGACAACAATTATAGCTGGAACTTTACGACAGAAGTAATTGACCAGACGCCACCCAGCGTGGAATCGACCAATCCCCAAGACGGCCAGCAGGATGTGCCGGTGGATATCCAACTTACCGCCACCTTTAGCGAGCAGCTCGATCCGGCGACCGTCACCACCAACACCTTCCGGCTGCAATCCAGCAACGGCCCCATTTCCGGATCCGTTAGCTACTCCGGGACCACGGCCACCTATACCCCGGATAACCCTCTGGCGGACGGTACTACATTTACCGCGACTATTACCAATGGCATCGAAGATCTTAATGGCAATGCCCTGGACAACAATTATAGCTGGAACTTTACGACAGAAGTAATTGACCAGACGCCACCCAGCGTGGAATCGACCAATCCCCAAGACGGCCAGCAGGATGTGCCGGTGGATATCCAACTTACCGCCACCTTTAGCGAGCAGCTCGATCCGGCGACCGTCACCACCAACACCTTCCGGCTGCAATCCAGCAACGGCCCCATTTCCGGGGCGGTCAGCTACTCCGGGACCACGGCCACCTTTACCCCAGATAATCCTCTGGCGGACGGAACCTCGTTTACTGCGACTATCACCAATGGTATTGAAGATTTTAATGGCAATGCCCTGGATAACAATTATAGCTGGAGCTTTACAACCGAAGTCGTTGATCAGACGCCACCCAGCGTAGAATCCACAAACCCCCAAGACGGCCAGCAGGACGTGCCCGTAAATATTCAACTGTCGGCCACCTTCAGCGAGCAGCTTGATCCATCTTCGGTAAACAATAATACGTTTAGACTACAATCCAGCAACGGCACCATTTCCGGATCCGTTAGCTACTCCGGGACCACGGCCACCTTTACGCCAGATAATCCCCTGCCAGATGGAACCGACTTCACAGCCACTATTACCAATGGCATTCGGGATCTTAATGGAAATGCCCTGGACAACAATTATAGCTGGAGCTTTACCACAGAAGTAATTGACCAGACACCACCGAGCGTAGAATCGACCAATCCCCAAGACGGCCAGCAGGACGTGCCGGTGGATATTCAACTCTCCGCCACCTTTAGCGAGCAGCTCGATCCATCTTCGGTAAACAATAATACGTTTAGACTACAAAGCAGTAACGGTAATATTTCCGGGTCGGTCAATTATTCCGGCACAACCGCGACCTTTATACCGGATAACTCTCTGGCGGACGGAACCGACTTCACCGCCACCATTACCAATGGCGTCACGGATCTTAATGGCAATGCTCTGGGCAACAATTACAGCTGGAACTTTACAACCGAAGTCGTTGACCAGACACCGCCCACTGTCGAATCCACCACCCCGCAAGATGGCCAACAGGACGTGCGGGTAGATATCCAACTTACCGCCAGCTTTAGCGAGCAGCTTGATCCGGCGACCGTCACCACCAATACCTTCCGACTACAATCCAGCAACGGCCCCATTTCCGGGTCGGTCAATTATTCCGGCACAACCGCGACCTTTATACCGGATAACCCTCTGGCAGACGGAACCGACTTCACCGCCACTATTACCAATGGCATTGAGGATCTTAATGGCAATGCCCTGGACAACAATTACAGCTGGAACTTTACGACTGAAGACGAAGAGGAAGATGACTAA
- a CDS encoding Ig-like domain-containing protein, producing MDHQQGASQTIHNHVKRTAITAVILATVIIAGCKDPQLPGFSDSLAENPSPVQVIETSPPEDAQDVELNTYIQAIFNTTIDSTSITDSTLIIRQGNTIVEGSLSPTDSALTFFPANEFQRDQTIIATISSTIADSQGNTMDQDFEWSFTTREATTQEITPPTVASTEPSPGTTDVSAEISIYARFNKALNPSTVNNNTFLLRTNNNNISGSVSYEDSTAIFNPSENLQDGTVYTATITDDIRDLYGNAPSNNYNWNFITKDVDRTPPHVSSTRPRDDEDDVLFDIQITATFSERVDPASVNSNTFRLRTNNGNVSGSVRYEDEDSTAVFNPSETLQDGTLFTATITDGIRDLNGNAPSNNYNWNFTTKEIDRTPPRVVSTNPRDDADEVSDDIQVTATFSESMDASTINEDTFGLYQWRLGQYRQISGSVSYSGNTATLTPLSDLRNDRHYVAIISSDVTDLAGNELGEVYRWSFNTEDD from the coding sequence ATGGATCACCAACAGGGAGCCTCACAAACCATTCATAATCATGTCAAGAGAACAGCCATAACAGCGGTTATTCTTGCAACCGTCATTATAGCAGGCTGTAAAGACCCTCAGTTACCCGGCTTTTCCGACTCACTGGCCGAAAACCCATCCCCCGTACAGGTAATAGAAACTTCGCCCCCCGAAGATGCACAAGACGTAGAGCTAAACACCTACATACAAGCCATCTTCAACACCACTATCGACTCGACCAGTATTACCGACTCTACCCTTATCATTCGACAAGGCAATACCATCGTAGAAGGATCGCTTTCGCCCACCGACAGTGCCCTTACCTTTTTTCCTGCCAACGAATTTCAACGAGACCAAACCATTATCGCAACCATATCATCAACTATCGCTGATAGCCAAGGCAACACCATGGACCAAGATTTTGAATGGAGTTTCACCACCCGCGAAGCTACAACCCAAGAAATCACCCCTCCCACAGTTGCATCTACCGAACCATCCCCTGGCACTACCGACGTATCAGCCGAAATTAGCATCTATGCCCGTTTCAACAAAGCACTGAATCCATCTACCGTAAACAATAACACCTTTTTACTACGCACAAATAACAACAACATTTCAGGGTCGGTGAGCTACGAAGACTCAACAGCTATTTTCAACCCATCGGAAAACCTGCAAGATGGAACCGTATATACCGCTACCATTACCGACGACATCCGCGATCTGTATGGCAATGCGCCCAGCAATAACTATAACTGGAATTTTATCACCAAAGATGTAGATCGCACGCCGCCCCACGTGTCCTCCACCCGGCCGCGAGACGATGAAGATGACGTACTCTTTGACATCCAGATAACAGCGACCTTTAGCGAACGTGTAGACCCCGCTTCCGTCAACAGCAATACCTTTAGGCTACGGACAAACAACGGCAACGTCTCCGGATCAGTCCGTTATGAAGATGAAGACTCAACAGCTGTTTTTAATCCCTCAGAAACCCTGCAAGACGGCACCTTATTTACAGCCACGATCACTGATGGCATCCGAGACCTTAACGGGAATGCGCCAAGTAATAACTACAACTGGAATTTTACGACCAAAGAAATAGACCGTACTCCGCCCCGCGTGGTATCCACTAATCCTCGCGACGACGCAGATGAAGTATCCGATGATATTCAAGTAACAGCGACATTCAGCGAGTCCATGGATGCCTCTACCATCAACGAAGATACGTTTGGACTTTATCAATGGCGATTGGGGCAATACCGTCAGATTTCGGGATCGGTAAGCTACTCGGGAAATACGGCCACCCTTACTCCTCTAAGTGACCTCCGTAATGACCGACATTATGTGGCCATTATCAGTTCAGACGTTACCGACCTGGCCGGCAACGAACTGGGGGAAGTCTACCGCTGGAGTTTTAATACCGAGGACGACTAA
- a CDS encoding cold shock domain-containing protein — protein sequence MTQGKVKFFDTKKGFGFIAPEDGSGDIFVHRNNVEGLDYNEGLEDGESVEFEVEETPKGLSAINVTSLDYK from the coding sequence ATGACACAAGGAAAAGTAAAATTTTTTGACACTAAAAAAGGATTCGGATTCATCGCACCAGAAGACGGTAGCGGAGACATCTTTGTCCACCGAAACAACGTAGAGGGACTCGACTACAACGAGGGACTCGAAGACGGCGAATCCGTCGAATTTGAAGTTGAAGAAACACCCAAAGGCCTGAGCGCGATAAACGTTACAAGCCTCGATTACAAATAG